A region from the Triticum aestivum cultivar Chinese Spring chromosome 3D, IWGSC CS RefSeq v2.1, whole genome shotgun sequence genome encodes:
- the LOC123079892 gene encoding sister chromatid cohesion protein PDS5 homolog A isoform X5: MSGSPGQVVSEVGKRLAQPRLGKDALVKLLKQAESALSELSQSSSLHDALRPLSKSLVQNTLLSHKDKDVRLLVAVCFIEVMRILAPDPPFTDEIFKEIFRLFISEFSRLADIGSPYLTRRMKILENVAALRCSVIMVDTGCQDLVLDMAKIFFSAAKQGLQQCVHQAMLSIMTQILNEKVTQPLLDVIFRNLVKEDKGGAHKLAVDIIQNCAEKLEHIVRIFLTSCILSKDAPVNEHRKLHHKIILEIFQCAPQMLFAVIPCLTHELLSDQVDIRLEAVHLIGKLLVFSNLRFGQENQILFTEFLKRFSDKSAEVRIAAIDAAKACYIAASSGNVAQKVLKSLEGRLLDFDDKVRIRAVYAVCDLAKSNLSSFPSELILQAAERLRDKKISVRKNVMHKLVELYRDYCEKCSKGTAAINTHYEQIPAKLIVLCFDKDCESFRPHNMGLIFAEELFPSPLSPKERAMHWVEFFSYFKSQHVKALHAIFSQKRRLQLELQAYLSLRAKKEESSDEIQKKICASLRKMSASFTDISKVEDCFEILHQMKDNNIFKDLTEISKEGTTFATVRSIRDSFLKRIGNKHQIYSFCKELSTKLSHSLFNWEMICAILEVLFSCRNELTHYAESACDLLLLVAMVFPSLFRGSEEYLLKLFSEDSVLINEKSLQMLAYLAKSPCKLSINFSSDVYLLLEQKCIEGTRAESKYAISAIASLIQSPDDKKFAKLCKKVVGGLHDNHNIPTLLQSLGLILEYSPSMYTSYDDQFINFVQRVFVSPEFVSTPELSPSNENSACSFSCKLKIYCLKALVKSCLPTTTARDRIENFFKMLLDIIREEFTPITICENDKPYLRLAAGKSVLRLATRWDSLISPELFRTALLMARDSSYIVRKSFIHKLFGLLKKHAIPVRYACAFALASTDCCGDVRTESLRYLTEVVKEQRGVSVHQNKTSNDSIVEHPAYAVLFLIHTLAYDEEFRFNFCEKETGSAEFWSPLIVMLRELVEIEDLSQTKHGSATSSVSILLGIFRAVQKAEDVIDSDITHKLHILSKIGLLMIKELDKHCKTSDSPRHILLPSSYYRLSRSERKADECCQLDLITDTFVKRILKAHEPYNQQEDTTCSTITERVSKESAPKRQTRSSSNKPLFGQFVSGHEQGKTKKSSVQAKDVPKKNYLDILEKDNVSSCGSAGTKLSSPGSLGLTNEADSRDLKTISSKDTMSTEDFPDCHLRDCSELDEDVGDCDGNFVKRPFSSNKTAVAALKKKSKRALDLRNAKNSAGSAADTIDNVRRTRSRKAQT, translated from the exons atGTCTGGCTCGCCGGGGCAAGTCGTGAGCGAGGTCGGGAAGCGCCTCGCGCAGCCGCGCCTCGGCAAGGACGCCCTCGTCAAGCTCCTCAAG CAAGCTGAAAGTGCTTTATCAGAGTTGAGTCAGTCCTCCTCTCTGCATGATGCTCTACGTCCTTTGAGTAAATCACTGGTCCAGAACACTTTACTTAGCCACAAGGACAAGGATGTCAGACTTCTTGTTGCTGTCTGCTTCATTGAAGTTATGCGAATCCTTGCACCTGATCCACCTTTTACTGACGAAATATTTAAG GAAATATTTAGGCTCTTCATCAGCGAATTTTCACGGCTTGCAGACATTGGAAGTCCATATCTTACGAGAAGGATGAAAATACTGGAGAATGTTGCTGCGCTTAGATGCTCTGTAATTATGGTTGACACTGGTTGTCAGGACTTGGTTCTTGATATGGCCAAAATATTCTTCTCGGCAGCAAA GCAAGGTCTTCAGCAATGTGTGCACCAGGCTATGCTATCAATAATGACACAGATATTAAATGAAAAAGTTACTCAGCCTCTTCTGGATGTGATTTTCCGCAATTTAGTAAAAGAGGACAAG GGAGGAGCCCACAAGCTTGCCGTTGACATCATTCAAAACTGTGCTGAGAAATTGGAGCACATAGTTCGAATTTTTTTGACATCATGCATTTTGAGCAAGGATGCACCGGTTAATGAACACAGGAAGCTGCATCATAAAATTATTCTGGAAATATTCCAGTGCGCACCCCAGATGCTTTTTGCTGTTATTCCATGCTTAACTCATGAGCTCCTG AGTGACCAGGTTGATATCCGACTGGAGGCAGTGCACCTGATTGGGAAGCTTCTTGTCTTCTCTAATCTTCGCTTTGGTCAAGAAAACCAGATATTATTTACTGAATTCTTGAAGAGATTCTCTGACAAATCTGCAGAAGTAAGAATTGCTGCAATTGATGCAGCAAAAGCATGCTACATTGCTGCATCATCTGGAAATGTAGCACAGAAAGTTCTCA AATCTCTTGAAGGAAGGTTATTGGATTTTGATGACAAAGTGAGGATCAGAGCTGTTTATGCAGTTTGTGATTTAGCCAAATCAAATCTAAGCTCATTTCCTTCTGAGTTGATATTACAAGCAGCAGAGAGGCTACGTGACAAAAAG ATATCTGTCAGAAAGAATGTAATGCATAAGTTGGTGGAGCTGTATCGAGATTACTGTGAGAAATGCTCCAAAGGAACCGCGGCAATTAATACTCACTATGAACAAATCCCAGCTAAACTTATTGTTCTCTGTTTTGACAAAGATTGTGAATCTTTCAG GCCACACAATATGGGGCTTATTTTTGCTGAAGAACTCTTTCCATCACCACTTTCTCCAAAAGAAAGAGCAATGCATTGGGTTGAGTTTTTTTCTTATTTCAAATCACAACATGTTAAGGCTTTGCATGCCATCTTTTCTCAGAAAAGAAG GTTGCAACTGGAGTTGCAAGCATATTTATCACTTCGAGCAAAGAAG GAAGAATCTTCAGATGAAATACAGAAGAAAATTTGTGCGTCATTAAGGAAGATGTCCGCTTCCTTTACAGATATCTCTAAAGTTGAAGACTGCTTTGAGATTTTGCACCAGATGAAGGATAATAACATATTTAAGGATTTGACTGAAATAAGCAAAGAGGGCACTACTTTTGCAACAGTTCGATCAATCAGA GATTCATTTCTCAAGAGAATTGGTAACAAACACCAAATTTACAGCTTCTGCAAAGAACTGTCTACAAAACTCTCGCATTCACTATTTAATTGGGAGATGATTTGTGCCATTTTGGAGGTTCTTTTCTCCTGCAGAAATGAATTAACCCATTATGCAGAGTCCGCATGTGATCTTTTACTG CTAGTTGCAATGGTGTTTCCATCATTATTCAGAGGCTCAGAGGAGTACTTGCTAAAGTTGTTCTCCGAAGACTCAGTCCTGATAAATGAGAAGAGTCTCCAAATGTTGGCATATTTGGCAAAATCACCGTGTAAATTATCTATTAATTTCAG TAGTGATGTCTACCTCTTACTGGAGCAAAAGTGTATTGAAGGAACACGTGCTGAATCGAAATATGCCATTTCTGCAATTGCTTCACTGATCCAGTCTCCAGATGACAAGAAATTTGCCAAATTATGTAAG AAAGTTGTTGGTGGTCTACATGATAACCATAATATCCCAACTCTATTACAGTCGTTGGGCTTAATATTGGAGTATtctccttccatgtatacatcatatgacgaCCAATTTATCAATTTTGTTCAACGTGTTTTTGTCTCACCTGAG TTTGTTTCAACTCCGGAACTGTCACCCTCCAATGAAAATTCTGCATGCAGTTTCTCTTGCAAACTGAAG ATTTATTGTCTCAAAGCACTTGTCAAAAGTTGTTTACCAACAACTACTGCCCGTGATCGAATAGAGAATTTCTTTAAGATGCTGTTGGATATAATTCGCGAAGAATTCACGCCCATTACTATATG TGAAAATGATAAGCCATATCTTAGACTGGCTGCTGGGAAATCTGTACTACGACTAGCTACAAGATGGGATTCACTCATTTCTCCAGAATTATTTCGCACTGCCCTTCTCATGGCAAGG GATTCTTCATATATTGTTCGCAAGTCATTCATTCACAAACTTTTTGGCCTTTTGAAGAAGCATGCAATACCTGTTAGATATGCATGTGCTTTTGCATTGGCATCAACTGATTGCTGTGGAGATGTTCGTACTGAA TCGCTTAGGTACTTAACTGAAGTGGTAAAAGAGCAAAGAGGAGTTTCTGTTCATCAGAACAAAACCAGCAATGACTCGATTGTAGAACACCCAGCATATGCTGTCCTTTTCTTGATCCATACGCTTGCATATGATGAGGAGTTTCGTTTTAACTTTTGTGAAAAGGAGACTGGCTCGGCTGAGTTTTGGAG CCCACTTATTGTGATGTTGAGAGAGCTAGTTGAAATAGAGGATCTAAGCCAAACCAAGCATGGCTCCGCCACAAGCTCTGTATCCATTCTTTTGGGCATCTTTCGTGCTGTTCAAAAGGCTGAGGATGTGATTGATTCTGACATCACTCAT AAACTGCACATTCTCTCAAAAATTGGTTTGCTTATGATAAAAGAACTTGATAAGCATTGCAAGACATCAGATTCTCCACGCCATATTCTCCTGCCCTCATCTTATTATAGGTTGTCTCGGAGTGAGAGAAAAGCGGAT GAATGCTGCCAACTAGATTTAATTACTGATACTTTTGTGAAGAGAATTCTAAAAGCTCATGAACCTTATAACCAACAG GAGGATACTACATGCTCTACTATTACTGAGAGGGTATCTAAAGAATCTGCTCCTAAAAGGCAAACTCGTTCCTCATCAAACAAACCATTATTTGGACAGTTTGTAAGTGGTCATGAGCAAGGGAAAACGAAGAAAAGTTCAGTCCAGGCGAAAGATGTCCCCAAGAAAAATTACCTGGATATCTTGGAAAAAGACAACGTGTCATCTTGTGGTTCCGCCGGCACAAAGCTGTCATCTCCAGGGTCTTTGGGTTTGACTAATGAAGCTGATTCTAGAGATCTGAAGACGATATCTTCAAAGGACACCATGTCAACAGAG gACTTTCCTGACTGTCATCTCAGAGATTG CAGTGAACTAGACGAAGATGTTGGTGATTGTGATGGTAATTTTGTGAAGCGTCCTTTCTCCAGCAACAAAACAG CAGTGGCTGCCCTCAAGAAGAAAAGCAAGAGAGCATTGGATTTGAGAAATGCAAAGAATTCTGCTGGATCAGCTGCGGACACAATAGACAAT GTTCGACGGACCAGATCAAGGAAGGCGCAAACATAA
- the LOC123079892 gene encoding sister chromatid cohesion protein PDS5 homolog A-B isoform X4, whose amino-acid sequence MSGSPGQVVSEVGKRLAQPRLGKDALVKLLKQAESALSELSQSSSLHDALRPLSKSLVQNTLLSHKDKDVRLLVAVCFIEVMRILAPDPPFTDEIFKEIFRLFISEFSRLADIGSPYLTRRMKILENVAALRCSVIMVDTGCQDLVLDMAKIFFSAAKQGLQQCVHQAMLSIMTQILNEKVTQPLLDVIFRNLVKEDKGGAHKLAVDIIQNCAEKLEHIVRIFLTSCILSKDAPVNEHRKLHHKIILEIFQCAPQMLFAVIPCLTHELLSDQVDIRLEAVHLIGKLLVFSNLRFGQENQILFTEFLKRFSDKSAEVRIAAIDAAKACYIAASSGNVAQKVLSKTTTFICGYYMRITMCKHPFHVDILFLLAESLEGRLLDFDDKVRIRAVYAVCDLAKSNLSSFPSELILQAAERLRDKKISVRKNVMHKLVELYRDYCEKCSKGTAAINTHYEQIPAKLIVLCFDKDCESFRPHNMGLIFAEELFPSPLSPKERAMHWVEFFSYFKSQHVKALHAIFSQKRRLQLELQAYLSLRAKKEESSDEIQKKICASLRKMSASFTDISKVEDCFEILHQMKDNNIFKDLTEISKEGTTFATVRSIRDSFLKRIGNKHQIYSFCKELSTKLSHSLFNWEMICAILEVLFSCRNELTHYAESACDLLLLVAMVFPSLFRGSEEYLLKLFSEDSVLINEKSLQMLAYLAKSPCKLSINFSSDVYLLLEQKCIEGTRAESKYAISAIASLIQSPDDKKFAKLCKKVVGGLHDNHNIPTLLQSLGLILEYSPSMYTSYDDQFINFVQRVFVSPEFVSTPELSPSNENSACSFSCKLKIYCLKALVKSCLPTTTARDRIENFFKMLLDIIREEFTPITICENDKPYLRLAAGKSVLRLATRWDSLISPELFRTALLMARDSSYIVRKSFIHKLFGLLKKHAIPVRYACAFALASTDCCGDVRTESLRYLTEVVKEQRGVSVHQNKTSNDSIVEHPAYAVLFLIHTLAYDEEFRFNFCEKETGSAEFWSPLIVMLRELVEIEDLSQTKHGSATSSVSILLGIFRAVQKAEDVIDSDITHKLHILSKIGLLMIKELDKHCKTSDSPRHILLPSSYYRLSRSERKADECCQLDLITDTFVKRILKAHEPYNQQEDTTCSTITERVSKESAPKRQTRSSSNKPLFGQFVSGHEQGKTKKSSVQAKDVPKKNYLDILEKDNVSSCGSAGTKLSSPGSLGLTNEADSRDLKTISSKDTMSTEDFPDCHLRDCELDEDVGDCDGNFVKRPFSSNKTVAALKKKSKRALDLRNAKNSAGSAADTIDNVRRTRSRKAQT is encoded by the exons atGTCTGGCTCGCCGGGGCAAGTCGTGAGCGAGGTCGGGAAGCGCCTCGCGCAGCCGCGCCTCGGCAAGGACGCCCTCGTCAAGCTCCTCAAG CAAGCTGAAAGTGCTTTATCAGAGTTGAGTCAGTCCTCCTCTCTGCATGATGCTCTACGTCCTTTGAGTAAATCACTGGTCCAGAACACTTTACTTAGCCACAAGGACAAGGATGTCAGACTTCTTGTTGCTGTCTGCTTCATTGAAGTTATGCGAATCCTTGCACCTGATCCACCTTTTACTGACGAAATATTTAAG GAAATATTTAGGCTCTTCATCAGCGAATTTTCACGGCTTGCAGACATTGGAAGTCCATATCTTACGAGAAGGATGAAAATACTGGAGAATGTTGCTGCGCTTAGATGCTCTGTAATTATGGTTGACACTGGTTGTCAGGACTTGGTTCTTGATATGGCCAAAATATTCTTCTCGGCAGCAAA GCAAGGTCTTCAGCAATGTGTGCACCAGGCTATGCTATCAATAATGACACAGATATTAAATGAAAAAGTTACTCAGCCTCTTCTGGATGTGATTTTCCGCAATTTAGTAAAAGAGGACAAG GGAGGAGCCCACAAGCTTGCCGTTGACATCATTCAAAACTGTGCTGAGAAATTGGAGCACATAGTTCGAATTTTTTTGACATCATGCATTTTGAGCAAGGATGCACCGGTTAATGAACACAGGAAGCTGCATCATAAAATTATTCTGGAAATATTCCAGTGCGCACCCCAGATGCTTTTTGCTGTTATTCCATGCTTAACTCATGAGCTCCTG AGTGACCAGGTTGATATCCGACTGGAGGCAGTGCACCTGATTGGGAAGCTTCTTGTCTTCTCTAATCTTCGCTTTGGTCAAGAAAACCAGATATTATTTACTGAATTCTTGAAGAGATTCTCTGACAAATCTGCAGAAGTAAGAATTGCTGCAATTGATGCAGCAAAAGCATGCTACATTGCTGCATCATCTGGAAATGTAGCACAGAAAGTTCTCAGTAAGACTACTACTTTTATCTGTGGTTACTATATGCGCATTACCATGTGTAAGCATCCTTTTCATGTGGATATTTTGTTCCTTTTGGCAGAATCTCTTGAAGGAAGGTTATTGGATTTTGATGACAAAGTGAGGATCAGAGCTGTTTATGCAGTTTGTGATTTAGCCAAATCAAATCTAAGCTCATTTCCTTCTGAGTTGATATTACAAGCAGCAGAGAGGCTACGTGACAAAAAG ATATCTGTCAGAAAGAATGTAATGCATAAGTTGGTGGAGCTGTATCGAGATTACTGTGAGAAATGCTCCAAAGGAACCGCGGCAATTAATACTCACTATGAACAAATCCCAGCTAAACTTATTGTTCTCTGTTTTGACAAAGATTGTGAATCTTTCAG GCCACACAATATGGGGCTTATTTTTGCTGAAGAACTCTTTCCATCACCACTTTCTCCAAAAGAAAGAGCAATGCATTGGGTTGAGTTTTTTTCTTATTTCAAATCACAACATGTTAAGGCTTTGCATGCCATCTTTTCTCAGAAAAGAAG GTTGCAACTGGAGTTGCAAGCATATTTATCACTTCGAGCAAAGAAG GAAGAATCTTCAGATGAAATACAGAAGAAAATTTGTGCGTCATTAAGGAAGATGTCCGCTTCCTTTACAGATATCTCTAAAGTTGAAGACTGCTTTGAGATTTTGCACCAGATGAAGGATAATAACATATTTAAGGATTTGACTGAAATAAGCAAAGAGGGCACTACTTTTGCAACAGTTCGATCAATCAGA GATTCATTTCTCAAGAGAATTGGTAACAAACACCAAATTTACAGCTTCTGCAAAGAACTGTCTACAAAACTCTCGCATTCACTATTTAATTGGGAGATGATTTGTGCCATTTTGGAGGTTCTTTTCTCCTGCAGAAATGAATTAACCCATTATGCAGAGTCCGCATGTGATCTTTTACTG CTAGTTGCAATGGTGTTTCCATCATTATTCAGAGGCTCAGAGGAGTACTTGCTAAAGTTGTTCTCCGAAGACTCAGTCCTGATAAATGAGAAGAGTCTCCAAATGTTGGCATATTTGGCAAAATCACCGTGTAAATTATCTATTAATTTCAG TAGTGATGTCTACCTCTTACTGGAGCAAAAGTGTATTGAAGGAACACGTGCTGAATCGAAATATGCCATTTCTGCAATTGCTTCACTGATCCAGTCTCCAGATGACAAGAAATTTGCCAAATTATGTAAG AAAGTTGTTGGTGGTCTACATGATAACCATAATATCCCAACTCTATTACAGTCGTTGGGCTTAATATTGGAGTATtctccttccatgtatacatcatatgacgaCCAATTTATCAATTTTGTTCAACGTGTTTTTGTCTCACCTGAG TTTGTTTCAACTCCGGAACTGTCACCCTCCAATGAAAATTCTGCATGCAGTTTCTCTTGCAAACTGAAG ATTTATTGTCTCAAAGCACTTGTCAAAAGTTGTTTACCAACAACTACTGCCCGTGATCGAATAGAGAATTTCTTTAAGATGCTGTTGGATATAATTCGCGAAGAATTCACGCCCATTACTATATG TGAAAATGATAAGCCATATCTTAGACTGGCTGCTGGGAAATCTGTACTACGACTAGCTACAAGATGGGATTCACTCATTTCTCCAGAATTATTTCGCACTGCCCTTCTCATGGCAAGG GATTCTTCATATATTGTTCGCAAGTCATTCATTCACAAACTTTTTGGCCTTTTGAAGAAGCATGCAATACCTGTTAGATATGCATGTGCTTTTGCATTGGCATCAACTGATTGCTGTGGAGATGTTCGTACTGAA TCGCTTAGGTACTTAACTGAAGTGGTAAAAGAGCAAAGAGGAGTTTCTGTTCATCAGAACAAAACCAGCAATGACTCGATTGTAGAACACCCAGCATATGCTGTCCTTTTCTTGATCCATACGCTTGCATATGATGAGGAGTTTCGTTTTAACTTTTGTGAAAAGGAGACTGGCTCGGCTGAGTTTTGGAG CCCACTTATTGTGATGTTGAGAGAGCTAGTTGAAATAGAGGATCTAAGCCAAACCAAGCATGGCTCCGCCACAAGCTCTGTATCCATTCTTTTGGGCATCTTTCGTGCTGTTCAAAAGGCTGAGGATGTGATTGATTCTGACATCACTCAT AAACTGCACATTCTCTCAAAAATTGGTTTGCTTATGATAAAAGAACTTGATAAGCATTGCAAGACATCAGATTCTCCACGCCATATTCTCCTGCCCTCATCTTATTATAGGTTGTCTCGGAGTGAGAGAAAAGCGGAT GAATGCTGCCAACTAGATTTAATTACTGATACTTTTGTGAAGAGAATTCTAAAAGCTCATGAACCTTATAACCAACAG GAGGATACTACATGCTCTACTATTACTGAGAGGGTATCTAAAGAATCTGCTCCTAAAAGGCAAACTCGTTCCTCATCAAACAAACCATTATTTGGACAGTTTGTAAGTGGTCATGAGCAAGGGAAAACGAAGAAAAGTTCAGTCCAGGCGAAAGATGTCCCCAAGAAAAATTACCTGGATATCTTGGAAAAAGACAACGTGTCATCTTGTGGTTCCGCCGGCACAAAGCTGTCATCTCCAGGGTCTTTGGGTTTGACTAATGAAGCTGATTCTAGAGATCTGAAGACGATATCTTCAAAGGACACCATGTCAACAGAG gACTTTCCTGACTGTCATCTCAGAGATTG TGAACTAGACGAAGATGTTGGTGATTGTGATGGTAATTTTGTGAAGCGTCCTTTCTCCAGCAACAAAACAG TGGCTGCCCTCAAGAAGAAAAGCAAGAGAGCATTGGATTTGAGAAATGCAAAGAATTCTGCTGGATCAGCTGCGGACACAATAGACAAT GTTCGACGGACCAGATCAAGGAAGGCGCAAACATAA